In one window of Oryza sativa Japonica Group chromosome 9, ASM3414082v1 DNA:
- the LOC136351891 gene encoding uncharacterized protein: MAPPIVGNGRAFPGHQPWPPAVFPVAVPPSPVPGSLPHPIKWNHLGTFSSFSPLPRSLVAAPPLPAVVLSLPCRRPPPAASPSSPERRPVAPSPPAASQLLPLHRRRLRFTRRPPETRPRRQPVALVPLYTLQPAAVPRRSVGRRRRLLRRRRGIVSFPSHTLVSPEHRRVTTNPSTRLAGVLRPPVPPRLFTGQPRHHHLRHRSGKVALGLASPSTEPLRGPSSLSPFVLVVDVPSVARLVVSRRHLRHRHRSGVFHVVPVSVQPLPAALVASSPAPVVVVVVLSSFPVVVAFVPPSRHSRPPPAFCQVCSSPVVVFVLGSASSSLVPAASRLRPRIAAEVVPSPFASIVPELSPPRPFVVVVPTPRRVVACSFACVLRVASVVPEVPEAWFAVVAEGSEGRSL, translated from the exons atggcgcccccaatcgtcgggaacggccgcgcttttcccggccaccaaccatggccgccggccgtgtttcccgtcgccgttccgccctctcccgtgcccggctccctcccccatcctataaaatggaaccacctcggtacgttctccagttttagccccctcccgcgctctctcgtggccgccccgcctctccccgccgtcgtcctctctctcccgtgccgccggccgcctccagccgcctctccctcctcgccggagcgtcgtccggtcgcgccgtcaCCGCCAGCAGCGTCGCAGCTGCTTCCCCTccaccggcgtcgcctccgtttCACGCGGAGaccaccggagacgcgtccccGCCGGCAACCAGTGGCATTGGTGCCACTGTACACCCTCCAGCCGGCTGCTGTCCCTCGTCGGAgcgtcggccgacgtcgccgtctccttcgTCGACGCCGTGGCATCGTCTCCTTCCCCAGCCACACCTtggtttcgccggaacaccgccgtgtCACCACCAACCCCTCcacccgcctcgccggagtcctccggccgcccgttcCTCCTCGCTTGTTTACCGGTCAGCCgcggcaccaccacctccggcatcgcagcggcaaggtcgccctcggcctcgcctccccttcgaccgaacccctccgcggtccatcgtcgttgtctccgttcgttctcgtcgtcgacgtcccgtcggtcgcccggctcgtcgtctcgcggcgccacctccgtcatcgtcatcgcagcggcgtgttccacgtcgtccccgtctccgtgcagccactgccggctgccctcgtcgcctcctcgccggccccggtcgtcgtcgtcgtcgtcctctcgtcgttcccggtcgtcgtggcgttcgtccctccgtcgagacATTCTCGTCCGCCGCCCGCGTTTTGTCAAGTGTgcagcagccccgtcgtcgtcttcgtcctcggctccgcgtcgtcaagccttgtgccggccgcgtctcgccttcgtccaaggatcgccgccgaagtcgttccctcgccgttcgcctccATCGTCCCTgagctgtctccgccgcgcccgttcgtcgttgtcgttcccacgcctcgtcgcgtggtg gcttgtagctttgcttgtgtgcttcgcgtagcttctgtcgttccggaggttcccgaagcgtggtttgcggtcgtcgccgaaggttcggaaggccgttctctctga
- the LOC136351897 gene encoding extensin-like: MAPPIVRNGRAFPGHQPWPPAVFPVAVPPSPVPGSLPHPIKWNHLGTFSSFSPLPRSLVAAPPLPAVVLSLPCRRPPPAASPSSPERRPVAPSPPAASQLLPLHRRRLRFTRRPPETRPRRQPVALVPLYSLQPAAVPRRSVGRRRRLLRRRRGIVSFPGHTSVSPEHRRVATNPSTRLARVLRPPVPPRLFTGQPWHHHLRHRSGKVALGLASPSTEPLRGPSSLSPFVLVVDVPSVARLVVSRRRLRHRHRSGVFHVVPVSVQPLPAALVTLSPAPVVVVVVLSSFPVVVAFVPPSRHSRPPPAFRQVCSSPVVVFVLGSASSSLVPAASRLRPRITAEVVPSPFASIVPELSPPRPFVVVVPTPRRVVACSFACVLRVASVVPEVPEAWFAVVAEGSEGRSL, translated from the exons atggcgcccccaatcgtcaGGAACGGCCGCGCTTTTCCCGGCCaccaaccatggccgccggccgtgtttcccgtcgccgttccgccctctcccgtgcccggctccctcccccatcctataaaatggaaccacctcggtacgttctccagttttagccccctcccgcgctctctcgtggccgccccgcctctccccgccgtcgtcctctctctcccgtgccgccggccgcctccagccgcctctccctcctcgccggagcgtcgtccggtcgcgccgtcaCCGCCAGCAGCGTCGCAGCTGCTTCCCCTccaccggcgtcgcctccgtttCACGCGGAGaccaccggagacgcgtccccGCCGGCAACCAGTGGCATTGGTGCCACTATACTCCCTCCAGCCGGCTGCTGTCCCTCGTCGGAgcgtcggccgacgtcgccgtctccttcgtcgacgccgtggcatcgtctccttccccggccacacctcggtttcgccggaacaccgccgtgtCGCCACCAACCCCTCCACCCGCCTCGCCAgagtcctccggccgcccgttcCTCCTCGCTTGTTTACCGGTCAGCCGtggcaccaccacctccggcatcgcagcggcaaggtcgccctcggcctcgcctccccttcgaccgaacccctccgcggtccatcatcgttgtctccgttcgttctcgtcgtcgacgtcccgtcggtcgcccggctcgtcgtctcgcggcgccgcctccgtcatcgtcatcgcagcggcgtgttccacgtcgtccccgtctccgtgcagccactgccggctgccctcgtcaccttgtcgccggccccggtcgtcgtcgtcgtcgtcctctcgtcgttcccggtcgtcgtggcgttcgtccctccgtcgagacattctcgtccgccgcccgcgtttcgtcaagtgtgcagcagccccgtcgtcgtcttcgtcctcggctccgcgtcgtcaagccttgtgccggccgcgtctcgccttcgtccaaggatcaccgccgaagtcgttccctcgccgttcgcctccATCGTCCCTgagctgtctccgccgcgcccgttcgtcgttgtcgttcccacgcctcgtcgcgtggtg gcttgtagctttgcttgtgtgcttcgcgtagcttctgtcgttccggaggttcccgaagcgtggtttgcggtcgtcgccgaaggttcggaaggccgttctctctga
- the LOC107276230 gene encoding putative leucine-rich repeat receptor-like protein kinase At2g19210: MAARSCLHLLIVLAVAVAGGLLQAARGQPDSNGFISIDCGLSGKAGYVDNATKLSYSPDAAFTDAGTNNNISAEYLSPANSRIFDNVRSFPAGAAPRSCYTLRSLVPGLKYLVRASFMYGNYDGLRRPPVFDLYAGVNFWRTVNITDAAASITAEAIIVVPEDSMQVCLLNTGAGTPFISSLDLRPLKNSLYPQANATQGLVMVSRVNFGPTDTFIRYPDDPRDRGWRPWIDTMRYVEVSTTKTVQNVEKDLFEAPSAVMQTAITPRNASDSIELYWTADPSAAAGDPPPGYIAIMHFSELQLVQGNAVRAFNISLNDQWLDIGMTPDYLYADASFNTVPFRGSSRYNLTFRATANSTLPPIINALEIFSVIPTTNVPTDGKDVSGITAIKKQYQVKQNWMGDPCVPKTLAWDWLTCSYAISSPPTITGVNLSFNGLHGDISSSFSNLNALQYLNLSYNLLTGSIPKALSQLSSLTVLDLTGNQLSGSIPSELLKRVHDKSLDLRYDNNPDLCINDTCPSPNGKPKLAIYISVPVVAVTVILVLVLFCLLRRKTKGSANNTINPHNEPTSHSHGSGSYGHGSMQFENRRFTYKDLQMITNNFEQVLGKGGFGYVYYGILEEGTQVAVKLRSQSSNQGVKEFLTEAQILTRIHHKNLVSMIGYCKDGEYMALVYEYMSEGTLEEHIAGIKNLTWTERLRIALESAQGLEYLHKGCSPPVVHRDVKATNILLNTNLEAKIADFGLSKAFNRDSDTHVSTSILVGTPGYIDPEYHATMMPTTKSDVYGFGVVLLELVTGKSPILRTPEPISLIHWAQQRMQCGNIEGVVDARMHGVYDVNSVWKVAEIGLMCTAQASAHRPMMTDVVAKLQECQDLEHGRAGSVAEPSIDHVSKTNTIFEIDRLERIPLPTMSSGPSAR, encoded by the exons ATGGCCGCGAGGTCATGTTTACATCTTCtcatcgtcctcgccgtcgccgtcgccggcggcttgCTACAGGCAGCTCGCGGGCAGCCCGACAGCAACGGTTTCATAAGCATAGACTGCGGCCTGTCAGGGAAGGCCGGCTACGTCGACAACGCCACCAAGTTGTCCTACTCGCCGGACGCCGCCTTCACCGACGCCGGCACCAACAACAACATATCGGCGGAGTACTTGTCGCCGGCGAACTCCAGGATCTTCGACAACGTTCGCAGcttccccgccggcgccgcgccgcggagCTGCTACACGCTGCGGTCGCTGGTGCCGGGGCTCAAGTACCTGGTCCGCGCCAGCTTCATGTATGGCAACTACGACGGCCTCCGAAGGCCGCCGGTGTTCGACCTCTACGCCGGCGTCAACTTCTGGAGGACGGTGAACATCACGGATGCGGCAGCCTCGATCACGGCGGAGGCCATCATCGTTGTGCCGGAGGACTCGATGCAGGTCTGTCTCCTCAACACTGGCGCCGGGACGCCCTTCATCTCCAGCCTTGACCTGAGGCCGCTCAAGAACTCTCTCTACCCGCAAGCGAATGCCACGCAAGGCCTGGTCATGGTCAGCAGGGTAAACTTTGGCCCCACTGATACGTTCATCAG GTACCCAGATGATCCGCGCGACAGAGGATGGCGGCCATGGATCGACACGATGAGATACGTGGAGGTATCGACGACGAAGACAGTGCAGAACGTGGAAAAGGACTTGTTCGAGGCGCCGTCGGCGGTGATGCAGACGGCGATCACGCCGCGCAACGCCTCCGATAGCATCGAACTCTACTGGACCGCCGATCCGagcgctgccgccggcgacccTCCGCCGGGGTACATCGCCATTATGCACTTCTCCGAGCTGCAGCTCGTCCAGGGCAACGCCGTTCGCGCGTTCAATATCAGCCTGAATGACCAGTGGCTGGACATTGGCATGACGCCGGACTACCTCTACGCCGATGCCTCCTTCAACACCGTGCCCTTCCGGGGCTCAAGCCGGTACAACCTCACGTTCCGTGCCACCGCCAACTCGACGTTGCCGCCCATCATCAACGCCCTGGAGATTTTCTCGGTCATCCCTACCACCAATGTGCCCACTGACGGCAAGGATG TTTCTGGTATCACGGCGATCAAGAAGCAGTATCAGGTGAAGCAGAACTGGATGGGTGACCCATGTGTTCCAAAGACACTAGCATGGGACTGGTTGACCTGTAGCTATGCTATTTCCAGCCCTCCAACAATCACAGGCGT AAACCTTTCATTCAATGGTCTGCATGGGGATATATCATCTTCCTTCAGCAATCTCAATGCTCTCCAATACTT GAATCTCTCTTACAACTTATTGACCGGCTCAATTCCTAAGGCCCTGTCACAATTATCCTCACTGACAGTGCT AGATTTGACAGGAAACCAGCTCAGTGGATCAATTCCCTCTGAACTACTCAAAAGAGTGCATGATAAGTCCCTCGATCTAAG ATATGACAATAATCCGGACCTTTGCATCAATGACACTTGTCCCTCTCCAAATGGGAAGCCCAAACTAGCTATCTATATCTCTGTCCCTGTAGTTGCAGTCACGGTGATACTagtgttagttttattttgcttGCTAAGACGAAAAACCAAAG GCTCAGCAAATAATACTATCAATCCACACAATGAGCCAACAAGCCATTCTCACGGAAGTGGCAGCTATGGACATGGTTCGATGCAGTTTGAAAACCGTCGGTTCACATATAAGGATCTACAGATGATAACAAACAACTTTGAGCAAGTGCTTGGCAAAGGAGGGTTTGGGTATGTCTACTATGGTATTTTGGAGGAGGGCACTCAAGTGGCAGTCAAATTGCGGTCTCAATCGTCAAATCAAGGTGTAAAAGAGTTCCTTACAGAG GCTCAGATTTTGACCCGGATTCATCATAAGAATCTTGTCTCGATGATTGGTTATTGCAAGGATGGAGAGTACATGGCACTTGTTTATGAGTACATGTCTGAAGGAACCCTGGAAGAGCATATTGCAGGTATCAA GAACTTAACCTGGACAGAGAGACTCCGCATTGCGCTTGAATCTGCACAAG GGCTAGAGTACCTACACAAAGGGTGCAGCCCACCCGTCGTTCACAGGGATGTCAAGGCAACAAACATCTTACTTAACACGAACTTGGAGGCTAAGATCGCGGATTTTGGCTTGTCTAAGGCATTCAACCGTGATAGTGACACACATGTATCAACAAGTATACTTGTTGGAACACCTGGATACATTGATCCTGA gTATCACGCAACAATGATGCCAACAACCAAAAGTGATGTATACGGGTTTGGTGTGGTGCTTTTAGAGCTGGTCACGGGGAAGTCACCCATCCTTCGTACCCCGGAGCCAATCAGCCTTATCCATTGGGCACAACAGCGCATGCAATGTGGAAACATCGAGGGTGTGGTGGATGCACGCATGCACGGTGTCTATGATGTCAACAGTGTCTGGAAGGTTGCAGAGATAGGACTAATGTGCACTGCACAGGCATCGGCACATCGGCCTATGATGACTGATGTAGTGGCAAAACTGCAAGAATGCCAAGACCTCGAGCATGGTCGCGCTGGCAGTGTTGCCGAGCCCTCAATTGACCATGTCAGCAAAACTAACACCATATTTGAAATAGATCGCCTGGAGAGGATTCCACTGCCAACCATGTCTAGTGGTCCATCAGCACGATAA